In Phycodurus eques isolate BA_2022a chromosome 23, UOR_Pequ_1.1, whole genome shotgun sequence, a genomic segment contains:
- the mtmr1a gene encoding myotubularin-related protein 1a isoform X3 codes for MADGFGAAPNGAWSSPTVSGESGQDPDSPSGGHVEWCKQLIAATLSSHISAVSANSDVTTEESPFVLAVNLGVVSRLETVCIPDRGENTEGLELVCKDLRSLRFAYETETGRADVAETLTSRAFPLSREMTLFTFRYEQRFPVDGWKVYEPLAEWRRQGLPNESWTISRLNASYQLCDTYPAVLVLPADISDQDVERVAAFRAKRRIPVLSWIHPESQAALVRCGQPLVGPSDRRCKEDERLLQIVVDANAQSHKLSIFDARRFSEARSKKAKDGGYESESFYANVELNFLEIPNIHVMRESLRKLKDVVYPAIHQARWHSNVDHTHWLRYIRLLLRGASQVASKLERAQTSVLVHCGDGWDRTAQLTSLAMLMLDGHYRTLRGFQVLVEKEWIGFGHKFAARVGHGDVDRGDSERSPLFVQFVDCVWQMTRQFPAAFEFNELFLLMLLDHLYSCLFGTFLCDSERERAAQEVRTRTASLWSYINSQLEDFGNPLYVRDGQRVLRPLASCRHLELWTNYYARWNPRTRPQVPPHQSLKDLLLLRTELERRVEELRGEVRADSPAAPRRPSPDCATGTAALRSAV; via the exons ATGGCGGACGGATTCGGAGCCGCCCCAAATGGAGCTTGGAGCTCGCCCACCGTCAGCGGCGAAAGTGGACAAGATCCAGACAG tCCATCGGGTGGTCACGTGGAGTGGTGTAAACAACTGATTGCAGCCACCTTGTCCAGTCACATCTCAGCAGTGTCTGCAAACTCCGACGTCACCACCGAG GAATCTCCATTTGTTCTGGCCGTGAACCTGGGCGTCGTCAGCCGCCTGGAGACCGTGTGCATTCCCGACCGAGGCGAGAACACCGAGGGACTGGAGCTGGTCTGCAAG GACCTGAGGAGCCTGAGGTTCGCCTACGAGACGGAGACGGGCCGCGCGGACGTGGCGGAGACGCTGACCTCGCGAGCGTTCCCGCTCTCCCGTGAGATG ACCTTATTCACCTTCCGCTACGAGCAGCGCTTCCCCGTGGACGGCTGGAAGGTTTACGAGCCGCTGGCCGAGTGGCGACGGCAG GGTCTCCCCAACGAGAGCTGGACCATCAGCCGACTGAACGCGTCCTACCAACTGTGCGACACGTACCCCGCCGTGCTGGTGCTCCCCGCCGACATCTCGGACCAGGACGTCGAGCGGGTGGCGGCGTTCCGAGCCAAACGACGCATTCCG GTGTTGTCGTGGATCCACCCCGAGTCGCAGGCGGCCCTGGTGCGCTGCGGCCAGCCCCTGGTGGGCCCGTCGGACCGCCGCTGCAAGGAGGACGAGCGCCTCCTCCAGATCGTCGTGGACGCCAACGCGCAGTCCCACAAGCTCAGCATCTTCGACGCCCGACGGTTCAGCGAGGCACGCAGCAAAAAA GCGAAGGACGGCGGCTACGAGAGCGAAAGCTTCTACGCCAACGTGGAACTCAACTTCCTGGAGATCCCCAACATCCACGTGATGCGCGAGTCCCTCCGGAAGTTGAAGGACGTGGTGTACCCCGCCATCCACCAAGCGCGCTGGCACTCCAATGTTGACCACACGCACTGGCTTCGCTACATACGG CTGCTGCTGCGCGGAGCGTCGCAGGTGGCGTCCAAGCTGGAGCGCGCGCAGACGTCGGTGCTGGTCCACTGCGGTGACGGCTGGGACCGGACGGCTCAGTTGACGTCTCTGGCCATGCTCATGCTGGACGGACACTACCGCACGCTCCGAGGGTTCCAG GTTCTCGTGGAGAAGGAGTGGATCGGCTTCGGACACAAGTTTGCCGCC CGCGTGGGCCACGGCGACGTCGACCGCGGCGACTCGGAGCGCTCGCCGCTCTTTGTCCAGTTTGTGGACTGCGTGTGGCAGATGACCCGGCAG TTCCCGGCGGCGTTCGAGTTCAACGAGCTCTTCCTGCTCATGCTGCTGGACCACCTATACAGCTGCCTCTTCGGAACCTTCCTGTGCGACAGCGAGCGGGAGCGCGCGGCCCAG GAGGTCCGGACCAGGACGGCGTCCCTGTGGTCCTACATCAACAG CCAGCTGGAGGACTTCGGCAACCCGCTGTACGTCCGCGACGGCCAGCGGGTGCTCCGCCCGCTGGCCTCCTGCAGGCATCTGGAGCTGTGGACTAATTACTACGCGCGATGGAACCCGCGCACGAGACCGCAG GTGCCGCCGCATCAGTCGCTGAAGGATCTGCTGCTGTTGCGGACCGAACTCGAGCGGCGGGTGGAAGAGCTGCGCGGGGAAGTGCGCGCCGACTCTCCGGCGGCGCCGCGCCGGCCGTCGCCCGACTGCGCCACTGGGACCGCGGCGCTGCGCAGCGCGGTCtga
- the mtmr1a gene encoding myotubularin-related protein 1a isoform X1 produces the protein MADGFGAAPNGAWSSPTVSGESGQDPDSPSGGHVEWCKQLIAATLSSHISAVSANSDVTTERDSSDESLRRHWRRRLRAFHRRVGAPISSRCQSYAMTRPSRRTALNWADATEGRSRRRLKMTQKANAVPLLPGEKIQMILEDVTYICPFSGLLNGTLTITDYKLYFSSMERESPFVLAVNLGVVSRLETVCIPDRGENTEGLELVCKDLRSLRFAYETETGRADVAETLTSRAFPLSREMTLFTFRYEQRFPVDGWKVYEPLAEWRRQGLPNESWTISRLNASYQLCDTYPAVLVLPADISDQDVERVAAFRAKRRIPVLSWIHPESQAALVRCGQPLVGPSDRRCKEDERLLQIVVDANAQSHKLSIFDARRFSEARSKKAKDGGYESESFYANVELNFLEIPNIHVMRESLRKLKDVVYPAIHQARWHSNVDHTHWLRYIRLLLRGASQVASKLERAQTSVLVHCGDGWDRTAQLTSLAMLMLDGHYRTLRGFQVLVEKEWIGFGHKFAARVGHGDVDRGDSERSPLFVQFVDCVWQMTRQFPAAFEFNELFLLMLLDHLYSCLFGTFLCDSERERAAQEVRTRTASLWSYINSQLEDFGNPLYVRDGQRVLRPLASCRHLELWTNYYARWNPRTRPQVPPHQSLKDLLLLRTELERRVEELRGEVRADSPAAPRRPSPDCATGTAALRSAV, from the exons ATGGCGGACGGATTCGGAGCCGCCCCAAATGGAGCTTGGAGCTCGCCCACCGTCAGCGGCGAAAGTGGACAAGATCCAGACAG tCCATCGGGTGGTCACGTGGAGTGGTGTAAACAACTGATTGCAGCCACCTTGTCCAGTCACATCTCAGCAGTGTCTGCAAACTCCGACGTCACCACCGAG CGGGATTCTTCGGACGAGAGTCTCCGTCGCCACTGGAGACGCCGACTCCGAGCATTCCACCGACGCGTCG GCGCGCCAATCTCATCCCGATGTCAGAGTTACGCGATGACGCGTCCCAGTCGGAGGACAGCTTTGAATTGGGCCGACGCTACGGAAGGAAGGAGTCGTCGG AGGCTGAAAATGACGCAAAAAGCAAATGCGGTTCCTCTCCTGccgggggaaaaaatccagatGATCC TGGAGGACGTGACGTACATTTGTCCCTTTAGCGGATTGCTCAACGGCACTCTGACCATCACGGACTATAAGCTCTACTTCAGCAGCATGGAAAGG GAATCTCCATTTGTTCTGGCCGTGAACCTGGGCGTCGTCAGCCGCCTGGAGACCGTGTGCATTCCCGACCGAGGCGAGAACACCGAGGGACTGGAGCTGGTCTGCAAG GACCTGAGGAGCCTGAGGTTCGCCTACGAGACGGAGACGGGCCGCGCGGACGTGGCGGAGACGCTGACCTCGCGAGCGTTCCCGCTCTCCCGTGAGATG ACCTTATTCACCTTCCGCTACGAGCAGCGCTTCCCCGTGGACGGCTGGAAGGTTTACGAGCCGCTGGCCGAGTGGCGACGGCAG GGTCTCCCCAACGAGAGCTGGACCATCAGCCGACTGAACGCGTCCTACCAACTGTGCGACACGTACCCCGCCGTGCTGGTGCTCCCCGCCGACATCTCGGACCAGGACGTCGAGCGGGTGGCGGCGTTCCGAGCCAAACGACGCATTCCG GTGTTGTCGTGGATCCACCCCGAGTCGCAGGCGGCCCTGGTGCGCTGCGGCCAGCCCCTGGTGGGCCCGTCGGACCGCCGCTGCAAGGAGGACGAGCGCCTCCTCCAGATCGTCGTGGACGCCAACGCGCAGTCCCACAAGCTCAGCATCTTCGACGCCCGACGGTTCAGCGAGGCACGCAGCAAAAAA GCGAAGGACGGCGGCTACGAGAGCGAAAGCTTCTACGCCAACGTGGAACTCAACTTCCTGGAGATCCCCAACATCCACGTGATGCGCGAGTCCCTCCGGAAGTTGAAGGACGTGGTGTACCCCGCCATCCACCAAGCGCGCTGGCACTCCAATGTTGACCACACGCACTGGCTTCGCTACATACGG CTGCTGCTGCGCGGAGCGTCGCAGGTGGCGTCCAAGCTGGAGCGCGCGCAGACGTCGGTGCTGGTCCACTGCGGTGACGGCTGGGACCGGACGGCTCAGTTGACGTCTCTGGCCATGCTCATGCTGGACGGACACTACCGCACGCTCCGAGGGTTCCAG GTTCTCGTGGAGAAGGAGTGGATCGGCTTCGGACACAAGTTTGCCGCC CGCGTGGGCCACGGCGACGTCGACCGCGGCGACTCGGAGCGCTCGCCGCTCTTTGTCCAGTTTGTGGACTGCGTGTGGCAGATGACCCGGCAG TTCCCGGCGGCGTTCGAGTTCAACGAGCTCTTCCTGCTCATGCTGCTGGACCACCTATACAGCTGCCTCTTCGGAACCTTCCTGTGCGACAGCGAGCGGGAGCGCGCGGCCCAG GAGGTCCGGACCAGGACGGCGTCCCTGTGGTCCTACATCAACAG CCAGCTGGAGGACTTCGGCAACCCGCTGTACGTCCGCGACGGCCAGCGGGTGCTCCGCCCGCTGGCCTCCTGCAGGCATCTGGAGCTGTGGACTAATTACTACGCGCGATGGAACCCGCGCACGAGACCGCAG GTGCCGCCGCATCAGTCGCTGAAGGATCTGCTGCTGTTGCGGACCGAACTCGAGCGGCGGGTGGAAGAGCTGCGCGGGGAAGTGCGCGCCGACTCTCCGGCGGCGCCGCGCCGGCCGTCGCCCGACTGCGCCACTGGGACCGCGGCGCTGCGCAGCGCGGTCtga
- the mtmr1a gene encoding myotubularin-related protein 1a isoform X2, with the protein MTRPSRRTALNWADATEGRSRRRLKMTQKANAVPLLPGEKIQMILEDVTYICPFSGLLNGTLTITDYKLYFSSMERESPFVLAVNLGVVSRLETVCIPDRGENTEGLELVCKDLRSLRFAYETETGRADVAETLTSRAFPLSREMTLFTFRYEQRFPVDGWKVYEPLAEWRRQGLPNESWTISRLNASYQLCDTYPAVLVLPADISDQDVERVAAFRAKRRIPVLSWIHPESQAALVRCGQPLVGPSDRRCKEDERLLQIVVDANAQSHKLSIFDARRFSEARSKKAKDGGYESESFYANVELNFLEIPNIHVMRESLRKLKDVVYPAIHQARWHSNVDHTHWLRYIRLLLRGASQVASKLERAQTSVLVHCGDGWDRTAQLTSLAMLMLDGHYRTLRGFQVLVEKEWIGFGHKFAARVGHGDVDRGDSERSPLFVQFVDCVWQMTRQFPAAFEFNELFLLMLLDHLYSCLFGTFLCDSERERAAQEVRTRTASLWSYINSQLEDFGNPLYVRDGQRVLRPLASCRHLELWTNYYARWNPRTRPQVPPHQSLKDLLLLRTELERRVEELRGEVRADSPAAPRRPSPDCATGTAALRSAV; encoded by the exons ATGACGCGTCCCAGTCGGAGGACAGCTTTGAATTGGGCCGACGCTACGGAAGGAAGGAGTCGTCGG AGGCTGAAAATGACGCAAAAAGCAAATGCGGTTCCTCTCCTGccgggggaaaaaatccagatGATCC TGGAGGACGTGACGTACATTTGTCCCTTTAGCGGATTGCTCAACGGCACTCTGACCATCACGGACTATAAGCTCTACTTCAGCAGCATGGAAAGG GAATCTCCATTTGTTCTGGCCGTGAACCTGGGCGTCGTCAGCCGCCTGGAGACCGTGTGCATTCCCGACCGAGGCGAGAACACCGAGGGACTGGAGCTGGTCTGCAAG GACCTGAGGAGCCTGAGGTTCGCCTACGAGACGGAGACGGGCCGCGCGGACGTGGCGGAGACGCTGACCTCGCGAGCGTTCCCGCTCTCCCGTGAGATG ACCTTATTCACCTTCCGCTACGAGCAGCGCTTCCCCGTGGACGGCTGGAAGGTTTACGAGCCGCTGGCCGAGTGGCGACGGCAG GGTCTCCCCAACGAGAGCTGGACCATCAGCCGACTGAACGCGTCCTACCAACTGTGCGACACGTACCCCGCCGTGCTGGTGCTCCCCGCCGACATCTCGGACCAGGACGTCGAGCGGGTGGCGGCGTTCCGAGCCAAACGACGCATTCCG GTGTTGTCGTGGATCCACCCCGAGTCGCAGGCGGCCCTGGTGCGCTGCGGCCAGCCCCTGGTGGGCCCGTCGGACCGCCGCTGCAAGGAGGACGAGCGCCTCCTCCAGATCGTCGTGGACGCCAACGCGCAGTCCCACAAGCTCAGCATCTTCGACGCCCGACGGTTCAGCGAGGCACGCAGCAAAAAA GCGAAGGACGGCGGCTACGAGAGCGAAAGCTTCTACGCCAACGTGGAACTCAACTTCCTGGAGATCCCCAACATCCACGTGATGCGCGAGTCCCTCCGGAAGTTGAAGGACGTGGTGTACCCCGCCATCCACCAAGCGCGCTGGCACTCCAATGTTGACCACACGCACTGGCTTCGCTACATACGG CTGCTGCTGCGCGGAGCGTCGCAGGTGGCGTCCAAGCTGGAGCGCGCGCAGACGTCGGTGCTGGTCCACTGCGGTGACGGCTGGGACCGGACGGCTCAGTTGACGTCTCTGGCCATGCTCATGCTGGACGGACACTACCGCACGCTCCGAGGGTTCCAG GTTCTCGTGGAGAAGGAGTGGATCGGCTTCGGACACAAGTTTGCCGCC CGCGTGGGCCACGGCGACGTCGACCGCGGCGACTCGGAGCGCTCGCCGCTCTTTGTCCAGTTTGTGGACTGCGTGTGGCAGATGACCCGGCAG TTCCCGGCGGCGTTCGAGTTCAACGAGCTCTTCCTGCTCATGCTGCTGGACCACCTATACAGCTGCCTCTTCGGAACCTTCCTGTGCGACAGCGAGCGGGAGCGCGCGGCCCAG GAGGTCCGGACCAGGACGGCGTCCCTGTGGTCCTACATCAACAG CCAGCTGGAGGACTTCGGCAACCCGCTGTACGTCCGCGACGGCCAGCGGGTGCTCCGCCCGCTGGCCTCCTGCAGGCATCTGGAGCTGTGGACTAATTACTACGCGCGATGGAACCCGCGCACGAGACCGCAG GTGCCGCCGCATCAGTCGCTGAAGGATCTGCTGCTGTTGCGGACCGAACTCGAGCGGCGGGTGGAAGAGCTGCGCGGGGAAGTGCGCGCCGACTCTCCGGCGGCGCCGCGCCGGCCGTCGCCCGACTGCGCCACTGGGACCGCGGCGCTGCGCAGCGCGGTCtga